From the Tetrapisispora phaffii CBS 4417 chromosome 10, complete genome genome, one window contains:
- the DUO1 gene encoding Duo1p (similar to Saccharomyces cerevisiae DUO1 (YGL061C); ancestral locus Anc_6.114), with product MNSDKTDNIDKLIPEMFDQMRSNFESKLNSPIHNRTKNNKLVSTNISTQSLLKELEALDKIIPMIENINKNLKSVLPSHITKIQETCKTTNMILDSWISIHSQAGYIHQLMTKQQLNGDIDTSTIEKSKSEVNELKKVYEELQNKRDSVENKRFNSKGTFSLNKRPNNIRKVQKPSPRELHQNKLRNAYRERASNIPNISSRITRPTASSQRKMFK from the coding sequence ATGAATTCTGATAAAACTGACAATATTGATAAGTTGATCCCTGAAATGTTTGACCAAATGAGGTCAAATTTTGAGAGTAAACTGAATTCTCCAATACATAACAGGActaagaataataaattggTATCGACGAATATTTCAACGCAATCACTGTTAAAGGAATTGGAGGCTCTGGATAAAATTATTCCAATGAtcgaaaatattaataagaATCTAAAAAGCGTCTTACCATCTCATATTACTAAGATACAAGAGACGTGCAAAACCACAAATATGATACTAGATTCATGGATTAGTATACATTCTCAGGCAGGTTATATTCACCAATTAATGACCAAACAACAGTTGAATGGTGATATTGATACAAGTACTATTGAAAAGAGCAAATCTGAagttaatgaattgaagaaaGTTTACGAAGAGTTACAAAATAAGAGAGATAGTGTTGAGAATAAGAGATTTAATAGCAAAGGAACATTTTCATTGAATAAAAGGCCAAATAACATTAGAAAAGTTCAAAAGCCTTCCCCTAGAGAACTTCATCAAAACAAGCTGAGAAATGCATATAGAGAGAGGGCATCGAATATTCCAAACATTAGTTCGAGAATCACAAGACCAACAGCTAGCAGCCAAAGGAAGATGTTCAAATAA